The Streptomyces aurantiacus genome includes a region encoding these proteins:
- a CDS encoding alpha/beta fold hydrolase, with protein MAVSGAVYSFGQYELDTDRRRLSHDGQPVPIEPQAADMLCHLVEHRERVVPEEELLDTLGRDRTVSEAALATWLRSARLAIGDSATRQRFIRTVRERGYQFVAHVTVASTTPPAAPTAADTAAAEADHEVIRFCRSTDGTRIAYATTGEGPPLVKTANWLTHLDLDRTTPMWAHWFDGLTRGRQLIRYDERGCGLSEWNVPGFALDDLVDDLDSVVNAAGLDRFPLLGVSQGGAVAVAYAARHPERVSRLILTASYARGRQIRAADDAERDAAQVELNIARAGWRSQDNSFLRFFASRFLADATPAEWDAFAAYQRQTTSPANGLRFLEEFTRIDISGIAHQVTCPTLIIHSRDDARVPVAQALELATLISDSRLILLESRNHLFTAADPAWPTFLAHLDTFLAE; from the coding sequence ATGGCTGTGAGCGGCGCTGTTTACTCTTTCGGGCAATACGAGTTGGACACGGATCGCCGTCGGCTCAGCCACGACGGGCAGCCGGTCCCCATCGAACCTCAAGCCGCGGATATGCTCTGCCACCTCGTCGAGCACCGCGAACGCGTCGTGCCCGAGGAGGAGCTGCTCGACACGCTGGGGCGCGACCGCACGGTCAGCGAGGCCGCGCTCGCCACCTGGTTACGCAGCGCCCGCCTCGCGATCGGTGACAGCGCCACACGACAGCGGTTCATTCGCACGGTGCGCGAGCGCGGCTATCAGTTCGTCGCGCACGTGACGGTGGCCTCCACCACTCCGCCCGCCGCACCCACCGCCGCCGATACGGCGGCGGCAGAGGCGGACCACGAGGTCATCCGGTTCTGCCGGTCCACGGACGGCACCCGCATCGCCTACGCGACCACAGGCGAAGGCCCGCCGTTGGTGAAGACCGCCAACTGGCTGACCCACCTCGACCTCGATCGGACCACCCCGATGTGGGCGCACTGGTTCGACGGTCTCACCCGCGGCCGGCAACTCATCCGCTACGACGAGCGGGGCTGCGGCCTCTCCGAATGGAATGTGCCCGGTTTCGCCCTCGACGACCTGGTCGACGACCTCGACTCCGTGGTAAATGCCGCCGGACTCGACCGCTTCCCCCTGCTCGGGGTGTCACAGGGCGGCGCGGTGGCGGTCGCCTACGCCGCGCGCCATCCCGAGCGGGTCAGTCGGCTGATCCTCACCGCGTCCTACGCCCGTGGGCGACAGATCCGAGCCGCCGACGACGCCGAGCGCGATGCCGCTCAGGTCGAACTGAACATCGCCCGCGCCGGATGGCGTTCCCAGGACAACAGCTTCCTGCGCTTCTTCGCCTCGCGGTTCCTCGCCGACGCCACACCCGCGGAATGGGACGCGTTCGCCGCCTACCAGCGCCAGACGACCTCGCCCGCCAACGGCCTGCGCTTCCTGGAAGAGTTCACCCGCATCGACATCTCCGGCATCGCCCACCAGGTGACCTGCCCCACGCTGATCATCCACTCCCGCGACGACGCGCGGGTCCCCGTCGCACAGGCCCTGGAACTGGCCACGCTCATCTCCGACAGCCGATTGATCCTCCTCGAAAGCCGCAACCACCTGTTCACTGCCGCCGACCCGGCCTGGCCCACCTTCCTCGCCCACCTCGACACCTTCCTCGCCGAGTAG